Genomic segment of Triticum aestivum cultivar Chinese Spring chromosome 6A, IWGSC CS RefSeq v2.1, whole genome shotgun sequence:
GCAGCATGGTACGGTCAGCAACCAATGGCAGGCCGGAAAAGGACAGAGGATGCAGAGATTAGAAATGAGGGGTTGCGTTTGTGCGTGCCTGGAAATTGCCGGGCGAGATGCCGCTGCCGTTATCGGCGACCTTGAACCACTCCTCGCCGTAGGCCTTGAGGCCGACCtcgacggtggtggcgccggcgtcgAGGCTGTTCTCCACGAGCTCCTTCACTGCGGAGGAGAGGTCGAAAATGACTTGGCCGGAGCAAATCCGGTGCACCACTGTTTTGCCGATAGGCTTTATCGCCGGCGAGGCTCCTCCCATCCCCACTAAACCAGTAAACCCTACCGCAGCTCGACCTCGAGACGAGGGTttcgttcctcctcctcctcctcctcctcctcctctctctctctctctcccttgcgCGCTACGGGCAGAGACCGGCCGGGCCACACTGCCACAGTCGTCCGTCTGCCTCTCAGTTGGGCCTAGGTGTGGGCTTCACCGGGACTCTGGACTCCTTTTTTTTTCGAAACACCGAGTCTGGACTCCTATGTACCCGCTCGCCGCGGCAGAATGCCGAGCAAATGCACATAGCGAATGCAGCTCGGCCGGCCCATCTTGCGGTCGCGCCAGCGACTGTGGCGATAGCGTTTGTctctgttttttttttgcttttgctaCTTTTCATTTGCTGTTTTCTCTTTATTAATTTGTATttccttttttgtttgttttttattcCATTTTGTTCTTTTAAATACATGTTGAATATTCTCTCAAAAATTGCAAgaacatttttctaaaactaatgtgaatatttttcaaacacatgttgaactttttccaaacaCATATTGAAATTTTTCCAAACACATAATAAACATCTTTAGAATACACGGTGAACAATTCTTAAACATGCGGAGAAATTTTTTCAACCCATGGTGAagattttttttaattcatgaatatttttcccAAATTTGTGAACATGGTGGACAATCAATTAATCAGCAAGCATTTCTGAGAGTTGTTAATATTTTATGAACATTTTGAAAATGCATGACATTTAAAAAAATCTTGATGCACATATTTTTGAAATATGAAAGCTTGTAAAAAAATGCCTGACCATTTTTTAGCTTCACGGATATTTTacaaaaaaatatgcattttttaaagAAACATGAAAAATATAAGTGCTTTTCCAACCCAAACATGCTAAAAACTTAAACAGGAAAAAAAGGTTTTTTCAATGCCAATGTACACACTGCTATTATGTAACACGGGACAAATCATAGTTTTGCTAAAACAGAGCAGACCATGTGCTAGTTGAATAAAATCAAGGAGTCACTAACAAGCGGGAAATAAAACATCTATTTTGTATTTTAAGTATAAATAATAGCTGGAAATAAAAGTACATGGAAATAagattttagattttttttattgaaAGTGCATCTAGTCCTTCCTAGTGGGTTTTGATGACTAATTACAAATCATTAAGGGATTAGTGTGTTTAATGAGTATACATGTGATGTTTATTGAACCTAGACTAGAGACGTCGATCACTAAAATTGTGGAGAGCATGAAATACATGGTTTGTCTCCCAGAGATTTAGTGGAGATTTTATAGCTTTCAGTGCCTCAGTGAGTCGCTTGAGTTTTAAGAGTGAGTATAATAAGGTGATGTAAGCGGGATATAAGGGTTTGAATATCATATTATTGTTGAGTTGAAAGAGATATAAAATAAGCAGGTCATAGATTAAGTGTCAGTTATAACGGGGATTTCAAGGAACTTTATGAGAATGCAAGGTGTGCTATGTGTTCACAAAGTAGTACTACGTCTCTCTAGGTTTATTAGTCCttatcgtattttgggtcaaagctTGACCATATATTTGATTAGCAAAAAATTAATGCATGCCACAGATAAATAATATtatggaatttgaatttgaagGTAATTTTCAATGATATTATTTTTTATACATATAACTTATATTTTATATCAGTTAAAATCATGGTGGAAATATGATTCAAAATACGACGGGACCAGTAAATCAGGACGGAGGAAGTACTTCTTGAACTTCTATGCATGTTGGATATTAGATTGGCTATAAATGATATGGCAACATTATATAGGCAACAACTGACTTACAACCATGCTCTAAGGCAAAAAAAGGTGCATACACGTCAAATCTCATATCAATAGTGTAATTTACTAGCATCCTTTTACTTTTCGGacaaggagaaaataaaaagatgGATTGGTAGCATTTAGCAAGGTAGTCATCACATCCAAACCAACCAAATAATTGATCCCAATGTGAAGTTTACAAACAAGGGGTAGAAAAATGCGATAGGGCCCAAAACATGTAGGCTAGTAGCATTTCGGTAACACGGCACAATTGATCAGTTCCAACACGCGTGAGGATGGAACTTTGGTCTCTGTTCTCAGAAGCAGGCGTCCAAGAGACAACAGCAGCAAAGCGCGGCCAGGCTGTTGGAACAATATCATAAGAGAATCATGAGATATAATCAAGGCGAGTTtctaaacaaagaaaaaaaaagaagaaaattacTAAATCGACAATAATTAATACGAATCAAAAGGATTGCTATAACCACATATCCAAATGTTGACAGATTTGTACAAAACGAAGATTATACAACTGAGAAGTGGGTTCGTTCCACCTTACATTCTTGTTCTTTTATTGTAAAGACTAGTACTCCCTCAGTTAATACTGATGTTCATATTAGGCATGATATTAATTATTGAAGGGTGCTAAACATGTTTAACACTGAACACCGGAGTGACTTAAACCATTGGATAGATGCGGTTGAACGCATATAACCTGTTGGACCTCTGTAACTCGCTCTTTATATTgggagaaaattccttatttgacactatcttaaaatctgcttccttatttgacactgaaatagtttttcttctttatttgacacaagttctaaattttattccctatatgaCATTTTCGTCCATTTTAAgtctaaatgacacctgaaaagactcgtttgcccctcatgtggtatgtgtATGGGGGGCAATAGCGCACACACGCAGCATCAATGCGAAAGCAGAAGCACACATgcatcaacacatacacatgcaccaacacacacgcacacacacacacacacacacacgcacgcgcgcgtgcacacacacacgcacactcacacacatgcacgcgcgcgtgcacacacacacgcacactcaCACACACGTAGCAACACACACGCACGCAGCACACAcccacatacacacacacgcagcagcacACACGCAGGCATCACATAGGCACGCAACAACACACACACGCGCACGTACACACGCAGTAGCAAACACACACGCAgcagcacacatgcacacacacatgcagcaGTAGCACACATGTGCGCCTGCACCCACACACGCACGCGAGCACACATACCACATGAGAGGCAAAatcgtcttttcaggtgtcatttagacTCAAAATGAACGGAAGTGtcgtatagggaataaaatttaggactagtgccaaatagggaagaaaaacttttccagtgtcaaataaggaatcaGATTTTAAGACAGTGCCAAATAAGAAATTTTCTCTTATATTGGAATTCAATATAGAATACAGAAATAGATATAGAGGAAAGCCATTTATTGCCACAAATTGCAAGTTCCCGCTAATTAGGCTAGTTATAGTGgaagtaacttaggtagtaacatagcgcacctcgagaattttttgcttatgtgacaaatagttaatgagaagtagtaacataatatgttactgtaacataacgttTTTCAAGACAATATGAGTCTACAAGCTATTAAATGAGGCCACATATGACACTAGTATTATATTACTTTgtactatgaagatagtaacttagactagtgtcatgcatatgacactagtctaagttacttcccactatCTGTATGTACGACAGACGACATTGGTGCTGGCGGGCGCCGGGCGCCGTCTACAAAACACCAGATATTGGTCAAGTGGGGGGAGGTGGGCATATTCCAAGCAATCTGTAGAGAACCAATTATCGTAACACCAGCACATGGTCGCATGTGAAATGCTGAATTTTATACTGCTCTAGAACACTTCACAGCAAATGAATTTGGACGATTTCCAGCTTTTGCATCTTGTCCGTCCGCCGGCCGCCGGAGAAGatatcatcatcatgaagatcatATACTTCGATCGTCAAGATATCTATGCCGATATCTTCTCGGTTATGGAAGCTACCGCTCTTGATCTCATCAATGAAATCTCCGGGTATATATGAATATCAGGTACGAACAGGTAGGATTCGTACGTCCCGTTTGACCGAGATTAATCATAGGCGCGCCCTTTGCCATTAATTTGCGATTGACACGTCCTGGAGGTCTCCCCGTTTCCACGGTACAGTAGCTCGCGCGTCAAGTCGCCGTCCCTACCCATGGAAACGTGCGCGGAACGAAGCCTAGCTAGCTAACTCGCCGGCGGCGACCCGGGCTGATCTGAGCCCAGCTATACCTAAGTTCCTAACTCTTTGAACAACCACGTAGTTTGGATCGAAATTAAGAGAGAGGAAGTGCCGTACGTACCATCCTTGCATGAAGGAAGGCCCGctgttctgctgctgctgctggggcGGGTAGCCCTGCTGGCCGTATCCGGCCGGCGGGTAGCCCTGCTGTGGCGGCGGGTAGCCGGCCGGAGGGTACCCCTGCGGCGGGTAACCTGGAGAATTGAAGGTCCACGCGCCACGCAAGGTCAATTCTGTTCAGCAGTCGGGCAAAAGGTAGAAGGAGAAGTTGATGAAAGGAGGCTGTCATACCTTGCTGCGGCGGGGCGCCGACGGGCGCCTGCTGCTGGCCGTAGTAGCTCATCTCCTTCCGGCCGGGGGTTTCTACTTTCTGGTCGGTCTCTCGCGCTGGCGCTGTGCAGTTCTACGGCTTGTGTTGGGCCGAGTGGTTTTATAAAACGCGCCGGGAACGTGACTGACCTGGCTGGTGGGGCCGTCTCCACATGTACGTAGCCTCGGGCGTTCGGGGTGGACTTGTCGCTTCCCGCGTACTACGTACCTGCCTGCCTGGCTGCTGCGACGACCACGACTAAGTTTGGTGAGAAGGCACAAAATAAACGAGGCAGCTATGCATGTACGTATGTCCTCATCAGATCCGGTTTTTCTTGGTCGTAGTGCCTGACAAACTTTATTAACGCCGGTCAAAGTTTTGCTTCTGGAGCTCAACATAatttctactcctaatggagcagttggtagtctcgcttccaggttttttttcgtcccaccactttcgtccggtttttttcgtaggttaaccgtcgtagatttttttcgtcgcctccccacttcatcggtttattttcacttGACCCTCTCACACAACGTAAAAAattgaacggatcagaactttccatactaacgcaaattatttagtaatgtctttatgtaaaagaatcaatcacaatcaatcataattaatcttcataacgtttgtttccttccgaatcacgtccataactttccttccttgtttgggcagaaactgtttggtagcagagattaggaagcttcctatgagtgtagtaatacgaagtattctttttcttgatgattcgtttccatgcatgatgatagtaaattaggccaacattcaccactatttatcaacgtcatcaatcgtatccattcctaacagttggtagtctcgcttccagattttttttgtcccaccactttCATCCgggttttttcgtaggttaaccgtcgtagattttttcgtcgcctcccccacttcatcggtttattttcacttcaccctctcacacaacgaaaaaaactgaacggatcagaactttctatacggacgcaaattatttagtaatgtctttatgtaaaagaatcaatcataatcaatcacaattaatcttcataacgtttgtttccttccgaagcacgtccataactttccttccttgtttgggcagacactgtttggtagcagagattaggaagcttcctatgagtgtagtaataggaagtattctttttcttgatgatttgtttccatgcatgatgatagtaaattaggccaacattcaccactatttatcaacgtcatcaatcgtatccattcctaccagttttaagggaatctgctcgctatgtcttttttaaggggatccgctcgctaagtcGTCGTCGCACGTTATTTTCACAAGCAATTGCCCTAAAAAAGGCGTGGGTATTGGTAGTTGAACGCCCGCTAGGTTTTCCGCATGTCCCATCCTCGCGCtgtgccgccgccacccgccgaatTTCCAGCCGCCCAAGCCCGTTAACTTCACCAGCCATCGGGTCGACTGCCCCCGCCCCAAACCCCCATCCCCGAGCACTAGCTATCGCCGCGTTGCCGCCCCAAGCTCCACGCCACCGGAAACGAATCAAGCGCCGTCCTGACACCGCCGTCGCCGGCCCAGCACCTCCAGCCTTGCATGGACAGCTTCAATGTGCAGTCTCTCTTGCTGTCTCACCTTCTGCCAGCGCATGCAGCGGCGGGGTTGGACGCGTGCGTGCTTGCTAGCTTGCTCTCCGTGCGTACGTACTTGCTCTGCGTGCGTCGCACCCGCCAATGCGCATGATGCGTGTGTGCCTGCTTTTCTGTATGTGTATGCCAGCGTGATGCGTGTGTGCGTTGCTGTGTGTGTATGATATAGATGGCCCGAGTGTGTGCATGCTGTGCTCTGCTCTCTGCTGATCTATGTGTTGGTGCTCCTGCTATATGTTCATGCCATACAAATGAAATTTCTGTTAATCTTCTGCATGTTGAGTTGGTTCTCTCTGTCTTCTGAGGGGGTGAATGCAAAGCAGTCTATTAAGCCAGGCACTATTGCTGAGCTAAATTGAGAAAAAAATATTGGTAGCCATAGTTGTAGTTTAAGTAGTAGCGAGTTGTCTGATATGTATAAAGAGCCCGTTGCAACTGAGCCCGTTGCTAAATTGACAAAAAAAGTCGCCAGTGTCATTTGATATGTATAAGAATATTAAATGTattattaacatgattaatattgaactcttaaagttaatgtggccccgttgcaacgcacgggcgttcttctagtgaaGTTTTGGTGACAGAGTTGACCCAGCACAGTTGATTTGACCATAGCGTCCCTTTTAGCATCTCGAATCTCGATCGAGCTGCATATATGGGTATTACTCCCTTCGTTCTGAATTATTTATCTtgaatttgtctagatacagatgtatctagacttattttagtgctagatacctccgtatctagaaaAAATTAAGACAAATAAttcagaatggagggagtagtcaatagCAAAAACAACTAGAAGCACACATCGATCGTGCCGAGGAATTAGCGCAGGTTGCTGGCAGATTTGACCGAGCGACGGTAAGGCCCTCTCAATTAGCGATGAAAATGGAGtggatttttttttacttttccaaaggaaaaataaagatgaagagaaaatatgaaaatgaaaatggGAATTTATAAACCAAAAATGGAAATAAATTTTTTATGTAAAAATGGAAACAAAAACATAATAGTGTTTTCCAATGAAACAAATGTGGAAACAAAAAGTTAATATGAAAGTTCCATTTTTAGTATAGGGCTATGACTACTTTGTAGTTCAACTATCAAACAACATACACTGACACAACAAGCAGAATGCATCATTTGAAGCCTAACTTCTACTATCacatacttcctccgttccgaaTTATTTGTCACGGGTAttgatgtatttagatgtattttagttctagatacattcatttctgcgacgagtaatttagaatggagggagtacatactaaacTTGACCCTATACACAATTGTTCAATATTATTATAATACTATGTTAAATTACTAATATCTTTctctaataataaagcatggattgagTATGTCGGGTTCACCATAGcgacttttttttgcaaaaatgtcCCTCTTATTTTAGGTATTCAACCCGCAATCATACTCACAAGTCACCCCGAACCGGAAAGAAAAAAAATTAGCCCAACTCGAATTGCAGCGCGCACGAAACCCCCCTCCCATGGATCCTTCTCCATCTCCAAAGGGAGCACCTACAAATCTCATCTCACGTTCGACACCATGGACCAGGATGCATCAGTCCCTGCAGATCTGAGCCGCCTCCCCCACGCTGGTGTCGGACGGATATCAGGTGACATGCACGTTTACATGTCACCGTGTGTTTTGCGGtcggaattcaaatttaaacattgcgaaaaaatctgaaaaaaatcatgcatgttcaCAACACATATTAAGTTgcccctaaaaaattcagatcaaaatttgAAACATACATCGAGAAACGAAAAAGTGAAACTCAGATGGCAATAGTCTACAGAGAACCATTCGCGAACTATTCATGAcatatttctcttttttgtttctcgatgtatgtttcgaattttgatctggATTTTTTAATGGTTACCTTAATATGTGATGtgaacatgcatgattttttttagatttttttgcaatgtttaaatttgaattccgaCCACAAGGCACACAGTGACATGCAAACGTGCATGTCACCTGATCTCTGTCTGCCGGTGTTGTGTCGCATCCCCTTGCGCTGGCGTTCCGCCCACCCCTCGCCTTCCTCTGCTCAAGGCCTCCCCGCCTTGCCTCACGCCTCTCCGGTCGTCATTGATGTGCGACTCCTCCAACTCGGGTCCTCATGCGGTCGCCGCCGCTAGCCTATAGCTCAAAGACTCAGCTATGTCTCTATGGGAAAACTTCTACTCAGTTTTTTCCTAGGAGACGAGAGGTGCGCCCCTCATCCATCTCATAATTACTTATAGTGTCATACTTTGAGCAGCTACTGGATTTTTGAACCTGAAATCTTTCCGCCGTCTGCGCCAACtcatcagcaaaaagaaaaatcttTCCGCTAATCCCCATTGCGTGATTGCGTGAAAGGTTTGGAGGAGACCGTCAATTGGTACTGCCGTTCCATCGGGAGGCGACTTCCCACTGGACACCAAGGGGGGCCATCATGTTCCTGAAACTATTCATCGAGCTTGATGATTAATTTTCCCATGCTATTCACATGAAATAGCATTAGTCCAATTCATTTGATTTTGTAGGCAGGGGGAGGTCAATAGCAAGATTTATGATTTCGCAAGTAAGATGACATACAACTGAGTATGTTGTTTTGACTTTACGATATGAGCGTTCTGCACAAATATTTCTCATGTTCATGATAAGCATCTGCTCTACTCTGATGTTGCATTAATCAATGTTTCGAACTGATGCATCTAAGGGTATGATAAcctatgataaaatattgaaattaTGGACATGTTGATAGTTGGTTATCATTATCAAGCAAAGAGATAGTTTCGTAAAATGTTACCGGTTATCCCAAAAAGTTGATTCATTTACATGCATAGTAAGAAAGTGGCACAAACTGTTTTTGTGTACAGTAAATTTGCTTGTATGCTTTTATAGTCGTTTCCTACATATGGAGGGGTGTGCATGATCTttttgttgggaaatgtagcatacaattttaaaattttcctacgattatgcaagatctatctaggagatgcatagcaaccagaggggagagtgtgtccacgtattctcatagaccgaaagcggaagcgtttggcaacatgtttgatgtagtcgaacttcttctttttccgaccgatcaagcaccgaacgtacgacacctccaagttctgcacacgtccagctcgatgacgtccctcgaactcttgatccaacaaagtgtcgagggagagttccgtcagcatgacggcatggtgatgatgatggtgaagtaatccgcgcagggcttcgcatatatatatatatatatatatatatatatatatatatatatatatatatatatatatatatatatatcacccaaggtgggtgcagaataagttattcttcacccgaggtaatcttacgatcattttatAGTTAAATTACGTTTGGTATTCAAATAGTTATatttctattgattcactacgtaaaatttgacataagaaaataaaaatataggtcgtAAGACAAAAAAATttgtagtttatgtgtattttaaaCTATGTTTTTACAtatgtaattttacataacataaaatattatttacggtgattatatattttcttacagtctctttttgcgtcggaaataagacaaaactaaCGGAACGtaaaattttgtcttatttccgtaTGTTTTTTACGTATGTAAGTTTtatcttatttccgacgcaaaaagagaccgtaagaaaatatataatcgccgtaaataaataatattttatgttatgtaaaattacatatgtaaaaacatagtctaaaatacacataaactacaattttttttgtcttatgacctatatttttattttcttatgtcaaattttacgtagtaaaTCAATAGGAATATAagtatttgaattccaaacgtaatttaactatgaaatgatcgtaagattacctcgggtgaagaataacttattctgtatcctgggtgatgaatagtaatacTATATATATTCCCAGGTGTATGTACTCCCACGTCCCACCCTTAGCAACAACAACAACTCTTCCCTCAAAAAAAGTAATAACAACTACTCAGCCGGACATGTAGATTTGTCAAAAAATCTAACA
This window contains:
- the LOC123127557 gene encoding cysteine-rich and transmembrane domain-containing protein WIH2 — encoded protein: MSYYGQQQAPVGAPPQQGYPPQGYPPAGYPPPQQGYPPAGYGQQGYPPQQQQQNSGPSFMQGCLAALCCCCLLDACF